From Pseudoleptotrichia goodfellowii, a single genomic window includes:
- the mltG gene encoding endolytic transglycosylase MltG: MKKVLVAFNVFISIFIIVNLIFVYSFFMTKKEYKNVNVNIVKGTSFQQIFKDLKLNYGIIDKIYLKMTGNSSNLKIGTYKFNGKYSRYEIIRKIQNKDSIGIKLTIPEGFTKRQVYNRITALGLGDEKEIDAALKEIDFPYPHENNNFEGYFYPETYIFTEGTTTKQVMKTILNEFLKKFPPEKYPDKKKFYEQLKLASIVEAEVSDMADKPKVAGVFLKRLEIGMKLESDATLKYELGRQALRDELKSNESVYNSYKVKGLPPTPIGNPPVETFKAVEKAEITDDLFFFTYKGKTYYSKTHEEHLKKRKETGQLK, from the coding sequence ATGAAAAAAGTATTAGTTGCCTTTAATGTATTTATAAGTATATTTATTATCGTTAATCTGATATTCGTATACAGTTTTTTTATGACAAAAAAAGAATATAAAAATGTAAATGTAAATATAGTAAAAGGTACGAGTTTTCAACAAATATTTAAAGATTTAAAATTAAATTACGGAATTATTGATAAAATATATTTGAAAATGACCGGAAATTCTTCAAATTTGAAAATAGGGACGTATAAATTTAACGGGAAATATTCAAGATATGAAATAATAAGAAAAATACAGAACAAAGATTCCATAGGGATAAAACTTACTATTCCTGAAGGTTTTACAAAAAGACAGGTGTATAACAGAATAACAGCACTGGGATTGGGAGATGAAAAAGAAATAGATGCTGCTTTGAAAGAAATAGATTTTCCTTATCCTCATGAAAATAACAACTTTGAAGGATATTTTTATCCTGAAACTTATATTTTTACTGAGGGAACTACTACAAAACAGGTGATGAAAACTATTTTAAATGAATTTTTGAAAAAGTTTCCTCCTGAAAAATATCCCGATAAGAAAAAATTTTATGAGCAGCTGAAACTCGCTTCAATAGTAGAAGCAGAAGTATCGGATATGGCAGATAAACCTAAAGTTGCAGGAGTGTTTTTAAAACGTTTGGAAATCGGTATGAAACTGGAGTCTGATGCTACTTTAAAATATGAATTGGGCAGACAGGCATTGAGAGATGAGCTGAAATCAAACGAATCTGTTTATAATTCTTATAAAGTGAAAGGATTGCCTCCTACACCGATAGGAAATCCGCCTGTAGAAACTTTTAAAGCAGTGGAAAAAGCAGAAATTACAGATGATCTTTTCTTTTTTACTTACAAAGGAAAGACATATTATTCCAAAACTCATGAAGAACACTTGAAAAAGAGAAAGGAAACAGGGCAGTTAAAATAA